The following are from one region of the Actinomyces sp. oral taxon 897 genome:
- the rpsC gene encoding 30S ribosomal protein S3 gives MGQKVNPTGFRLGITTDHRSRWFADSTKPGQRYRDFVAEDVKIRRLMGDGMERAGISKVDIERTRDRVRVDLHTARPGIVIGRRGAEAERLRASLEKLTGKQVQLNILEVRNPDLDAQLVAQGIAEQLASRVSFRRAMRKGMQSAMRAGAKGIRVQCSGRLGGAEMSRSEFYREGRVPLHTLRANIDFGFYEAKTTFGRLGVKVWIYKGDLTEREFARQQAEAGQRRGGRSDRRGGRRGERGARQSTEQQTEQAPVAENAAAEQGTEA, from the coding sequence ATGGGGCAGAAGGTCAACCCGACCGGGTTCCGCCTGGGCATTACGACGGACCACCGCTCGCGCTGGTTCGCCGACTCCACCAAGCCCGGCCAGCGCTACCGCGACTTCGTGGCCGAGGACGTCAAGATCCGCCGTCTCATGGGCGACGGCATGGAGCGCGCCGGCATCTCCAAGGTCGACATTGAGCGCACCCGCGACCGGGTGCGCGTGGACCTGCACACCGCCCGCCCCGGTATCGTCATCGGCCGGCGCGGCGCCGAGGCCGAGCGCCTGCGCGCCTCGCTGGAGAAGCTGACCGGCAAGCAGGTCCAGCTCAATATCCTCGAGGTGCGTAACCCCGACCTGGACGCCCAGCTGGTGGCCCAGGGCATTGCCGAGCAGCTCGCCAGCCGCGTGTCCTTCCGCCGGGCCATGCGCAAGGGCATGCAGTCGGCCATGCGCGCCGGCGCCAAGGGCATCCGGGTGCAGTGCTCGGGCCGTCTGGGCGGGGCCGAGATGAGCCGCAGCGAGTTCTACCGCGAGGGGCGCGTGCCGCTGCACACCCTGCGTGCGAACATCGACTTCGGCTTCTACGAGGCCAAGACCACCTTCGGGCGTCTCGGCGTCAAGGTGTGGATCTACAAGGGCGACCTCACCGAGCGTGAGTTCGCCCGCCAGCAGGCCGAGGCCGGTCAGCGTCGGGGCGGTCGGTCCGACCGTCGCGGCGGCCGTCGCGGTGAGCGTGGCGCGCGTCAGAGTACCGAGCAGCAGACCGAGCAGGCGCCGGTCGCCGAGAACGCTGCCGCTGAGCAGGGAACGGAGGCCTGA
- the rplV gene encoding 50S ribosomal protein L22, with protein MEAKAQAKYVRTTPMKARRIVDVVRGKRALEAVNVLRFAPQAAAVPVRKVIESAIANARFKAERDGEQFDEHDLFIVEAYADEGPTLKRFRPRAQGRASRILKRTSHITIVVGEKADSAKKEGAR; from the coding sequence ATGGAAGCTAAGGCGCAGGCCAAGTACGTGCGCACCACGCCCATGAAGGCCCGCCGAATCGTGGACGTGGTCCGCGGCAAGCGCGCCCTGGAGGCCGTCAACGTGCTCCGGTTCGCCCCGCAGGCCGCTGCGGTGCCGGTGCGCAAGGTCATTGAGTCCGCCATCGCCAACGCCAGGTTCAAGGCGGAGCGGGACGGGGAGCAGTTCGACGAGCACGACCTGTTCATTGTCGAGGCGTACGCCGACGAGGGCCCCACCCTCAAGCGGTTCCGGCCCCGCGCCCAGGGGCGCGCCAGCCGGATCCTCAAGCGCACCAGCCACATTACGATCGTCGTCGGCGAGAAGGCCGACTCCGCCAAGAAGGAAGGAGCCCGGTAA
- the rpsS gene encoding 30S ribosomal protein S19, with protein MPRSLKKGPFVDDHLMKKVDAQNEKGTKNVIKTWSRRSVITPDFLGHTFAVHDGRKHVPVFVTESMVGHKLGEFAPTRTFRGHVKDDRKSRR; from the coding sequence ATGCCGCGCAGCCTGAAGAAGGGTCCCTTCGTCGACGACCACCTCATGAAGAAGGTGGACGCCCAGAACGAGAAGGGCACCAAGAACGTCATCAAGACCTGGTCCCGCCGTTCGGTCATCACCCCGGACTTCCTCGGACACACCTTCGCCGTCCACGACGGCCGCAAGCACGTCCCGGTCTTCGTCACCGAGTCCATGGTGGGCCACAAGCTCGGCGAGTTCGCTCCGACCCGCACCTTCCGCGGGCACGTCAAGGACGACCGCAAGTCGCGCCGCTGA
- the rplB gene encoding 50S ribosomal protein L2, with protein sequence MGIRKYKPTTPGRRGASVADFVEITRSKPEKSLVRPLHKTGGRNSSGRITTRHKGGGHKRAYRLIDFRRADKDGVPARVAHIEYDPNRTARIALLHYADGEKRYIIAPNNLAQGDIVEAGPSADIKPGNNLPLRNIPTGTVVHAVELRPGGGAKIARSAGTSVQLVAKEGKYAQLRMPSGEIRNVEAACRATVGEVGNAEQSNINWGKAGRMRWKGVRPTVRGVVMNPVDHPHGGGEGKTSGGRHPVSPWGKPEGRTRRPNKSSDRLIVRRRRTGKKR encoded by the coding sequence ATGGGAATCCGTAAGTACAAGCCCACGACACCGGGCCGACGCGGCGCCTCCGTAGCCGACTTCGTGGAGATCACGCGCTCCAAGCCGGAGAAGTCTCTGGTCCGCCCCCTGCACAAGACCGGTGGGCGCAACTCCTCGGGCCGCATCACCACCCGTCACAAGGGCGGCGGCCACAAGCGCGCCTATCGTCTCATCGACTTCCGTCGCGCGGACAAGGACGGCGTGCCCGCGCGGGTCGCCCACATTGAGTACGACCCCAACCGTACCGCCCGCATCGCCCTCCTGCACTACGCGGACGGCGAGAAGCGCTACATTATCGCCCCCAACAACCTTGCCCAGGGTGACATCGTCGAGGCCGGTCCCAGCGCCGACATCAAGCCTGGCAACAACCTGCCCCTGCGCAACATCCCCACCGGCACCGTGGTCCACGCCGTGGAGCTGCGTCCCGGGGGCGGGGCCAAGATCGCCCGGAGCGCCGGCACCTCCGTCCAGCTGGTCGCCAAGGAGGGCAAGTACGCACAGCTGCGCATGCCCTCCGGGGAGATCCGCAACGTGGAGGCCGCCTGCCGCGCCACCGTCGGTGAGGTCGGCAACGCCGAGCAGTCCAACATCAACTGGGGCAAGGCCGGCCGCATGCGGTGGAAGGGCGTGCGCCCGACCGTCCGCGGCGTGGTCATGAACCCGGTGGACCACCCCCACGGCGGTGGTGAGGGCAAGACCTCCGGCGGCCGCCACCCCGTGTCCCCGTGGGGCAAGCCCGAGGGCCGTACCCGTCGTCCCAACAAGTCCAGCGACCGCCTCATCGTGCGTCGTCGTCGGACCGGCAAGAAGCGCTGA
- the rplW gene encoding 50S ribosomal protein L23 gives MSLEKSKNPRDVIIAPVVSEKSYACMDRGQYTFIVAPGSNKTEIKQAVEAIFGVKVASVNTQNRKGKTRRTRTGIGKSKDTKRAIVTLREGTIDIFGNVAQ, from the coding sequence GTGAGCCTTGAGAAGTCCAAGAACCCCCGCGACGTCATTATCGCCCCGGTGGTCTCCGAGAAGTCCTACGCCTGCATGGACCGCGGCCAGTACACGTTCATCGTGGCTCCGGGCTCCAACAAGACCGAGATCAAGCAGGCCGTCGAGGCCATCTTCGGGGTCAAGGTCGCCTCGGTGAACACCCAGAACCGCAAGGGCAAGACGCGCCGCACCCGCACGGGCATCGGGAAGTCCAAGGACACCAAGCGCGCGATCGTCACGCTGCGCGAGGGGACCATCGACATCTTCGGCAACGTGGCCCAGTGA
- the rplD gene encoding 50S ribosomal protein L4: MTETTTSALTIDVVDPTGAKTGTVELPAEIFDVEPNIPLMHQVVVAQLAAARQGTHATKTRGMVRGGGRKPYRQKGTGRARQGSTRAPQFVGGGTVHGPQPRDYSQRTPKKMKAAALRCALSDRARNARVHVITEFVTSQVPSTKSALAALRHLTSRKRALVVVSHEDDLTRLSLRNVPEVHLLSANQLNTYDVLKSDDVVFTASALEDFLGRGKEESK, from the coding sequence ATGACCGAGACCACCACCTCGGCGCTGACGATCGACGTCGTGGACCCCACGGGCGCCAAGACCGGCACGGTCGAGCTGCCCGCCGAGATCTTCGACGTCGAGCCCAACATCCCCCTCATGCACCAGGTCGTCGTGGCCCAGCTGGCCGCGGCCCGCCAGGGCACCCACGCCACCAAGACCCGCGGCATGGTCCGCGGCGGCGGCCGCAAGCCCTACCGCCAGAAGGGCACCGGCCGCGCCCGCCAGGGCTCCACCCGCGCCCCCCAGTTCGTGGGCGGCGGCACGGTCCACGGTCCCCAGCCGCGCGACTACTCCCAGCGGACCCCCAAGAAGATGAAGGCCGCCGCGCTGCGCTGCGCCCTGTCCGACCGCGCCCGCAACGCCCGCGTCCACGTCATTACCGAGTTCGTCACCTCCCAGGTGCCCTCCACCAAGTCCGCGCTGGCCGCGCTGCGCCACCTCACGAGCCGCAAGAGGGCCCTGGTCGTGGTCTCCCACGAGGACGACCTGACCCGGCTCAGCCTGCGCAACGTCCCCGAGGTGCACCTGCTCAGCGCCAACCAGCTCAACACCTACGACGTCCTGAAGTCCGACGACGTCGTCTTCACCGCCAGCGCCCTGGAGGACTTCCTGGGCAGGGGCAAGGAGGAGTCCAAGTGA
- the rplC gene encoding 50S ribosomal protein L3, with amino-acid sequence MTTLNQPAAGAPVRALLGTKLGMTQIWDEDGVLRPVTVVRVDTNVVTQIRTVENDGYEAVQLAFGQIDERKVTKPMAGHFAKAGVAPRRHVAEIRTPLTGGLVLGQELDAGIFEVGQMVDVTGTSKGKGFAGVMKRHGFKGVSASHGAHRNHRKPGSVGACATPGRIFKGLRMAGRMGHATTTVQNLKVRGVDADKGVLLVNGAVPGPKGAVVVVRTAVKGA; translated from the coding sequence ATGACTACGCTTAACCAGCCGGCTGCCGGCGCGCCCGTCAGGGCGCTGCTCGGCACCAAGCTCGGCATGACGCAGATCTGGGACGAGGACGGCGTCCTGCGCCCCGTCACCGTGGTGCGCGTGGACACCAACGTCGTCACCCAGATCCGGACCGTTGAGAACGACGGCTACGAGGCCGTCCAGCTGGCCTTCGGGCAGATCGACGAGCGCAAGGTGACCAAGCCCATGGCCGGCCACTTCGCCAAGGCCGGGGTGGCCCCCCGTCGCCACGTCGCCGAGATCCGCACCCCCCTGACCGGTGGGCTCGTCCTCGGCCAGGAGCTGGACGCCGGGATCTTCGAGGTCGGCCAGATGGTCGACGTCACCGGTACCTCCAAGGGCAAGGGGTTCGCCGGCGTCATGAAGCGTCACGGCTTCAAGGGCGTCTCGGCCTCCCACGGTGCGCACCGTAACCACCGTAAGCCCGGGTCGGTCGGCGCCTGCGCCACCCCCGGCCGCATTTTCAAGGGACTGCGTATGGCTGGCCGCATGGGCCACGCCACCACGACGGTCCAGAACCTCAAGGTCCGCGGCGTCGACGCCGACAAGGGCGTTCTCCTCGTGAACGGCGCCGTCCCGGGCCCCAAGGGCGCGGTCGTCGTCGTCCGTACCGCGGTGAAGGGAGCCTGA
- the rpsJ gene encoding 30S ribosomal protein S10, translating into MAGQKIRIRLKSYDHEVIDSSARKIVDVVTRAGATVVGPVPLPTEKNVFCVIRSPHKYKDSREHFEMRTHKRLIDIIDPTPKAVDSLMRLDLPADVNIEIKL; encoded by the coding sequence ATGGCGGGACAGAAGATCCGCATCCGGCTCAAGTCCTACGACCACGAGGTCATTGACTCTTCGGCGCGCAAGATCGTCGACGTCGTGACCCGCGCTGGTGCGACGGTCGTGGGCCCGGTGCCGCTGCCGACCGAGAAGAACGTGTTCTGCGTCATCCGGTCGCCGCACAAGTACAAGGACAGCCGTGAGCACTTCGAGATGCGCACACACAAGCGGCTGATCGACATTATCGACCCGACGCCCAAGGCCGTCGACTCGCTCATGCGTCTCGACCTCCCGGCGGACGTCAACATCGAGATCAAGCTCTGA
- a CDS encoding class C sortase — MPHTRRHRAEPARRWRLSALSALPAVLALAGMLVFSYPAVAAWVSQYNQSRIVSDYHAQVDQAQPEAAAQLAAAHAYNDALSVGAVLEANTNVPTGSGTGDQALDYESILSVNPAGLMARLRIPSIDLDLPVYHGTSDSVLLAGLGHLQGTSLPVGGAGTRSVITGHRGLAEATMFTDLDRVRTGDTLTLEVFGEVLTYRVTESRVVEPDETEALRAEPGRDLVTLVTCTPLGINTHRILVTAERVTPTPVADLEAAGGVSQLPRFPWWAVWLGGGTLLVGLYLWRAGYPPSRGRTGRRAGAHRAGAHRRAPAPGS; from the coding sequence ATGCCGCACACCAGGCGCCACCGCGCCGAGCCCGCCCGGCGCTGGCGGCTCTCGGCCCTGTCCGCGCTCCCCGCCGTCCTGGCCCTGGCGGGGATGCTCGTCTTCTCCTACCCCGCCGTGGCGGCCTGGGTCTCCCAGTACAACCAGTCCCGGATCGTCTCGGACTACCACGCCCAGGTGGACCAGGCCCAGCCCGAGGCCGCGGCCCAGCTCGCCGCCGCCCACGCCTACAACGACGCCCTGTCCGTGGGCGCCGTGCTGGAGGCCAACACCAACGTCCCCACCGGCTCGGGCACCGGGGACCAGGCCCTGGACTACGAGAGCATCCTGAGCGTCAACCCCGCCGGGCTCATGGCCCGCCTGCGCATCCCCAGCATCGACCTCGACCTGCCCGTCTACCACGGCACCTCCGACTCGGTGCTCCTGGCCGGGCTCGGGCACCTCCAGGGCACCAGCCTGCCGGTGGGCGGGGCGGGCACGCGCTCGGTCATCACCGGCCACCGGGGCCTGGCCGAGGCCACCATGTTCACCGACCTCGACCGGGTCCGTACCGGGGACACCCTGACCCTGGAGGTCTTCGGCGAGGTCCTGACCTACCGGGTCACCGAGAGCCGGGTCGTGGAGCCCGACGAGACCGAGGCGCTGCGCGCCGAGCCCGGGCGCGACCTGGTCACCCTGGTGACCTGCACCCCTCTGGGCATTAACACCCACCGCATCCTGGTCACCGCCGAGCGCGTGACGCCCACCCCCGTCGCGGACCTGGAGGCCGCCGGAGGGGTCTCCCAGCTCCCCCGCTTCCCGTGGTGGGCCGTGTGGCTGGGGGGCGGCACCCTCTTAGTCGGCCTGTACCTCTGGCGGGCCGGCTACCCTCCCTCCCGGGGCCGGACGGGCCGCCGCGCCGGGGCCCACCGCGCCGGGGCCCACCGCAGGGCGCCCGCCCCCGGCTCCTGA
- a CDS encoding SpaH/EbpB family LPXTG-anchored major pilin, giving the protein MTRTHSRRNSLLGAAMAISLGLIGLGSVAQATEPSFGNIDPAAKGSLTVHKHETGSQTPEGTPDGKTNVTGTPVPDVTFTAYRVTNLDLTAQASWNGLDTLTVPEDACGADWASPQLTLPGGLAATFDTGTAGMTGADGSTTLADLPVAAYLVCETTSPASVIRKAAPFLVTVPFPNTAAEAANGDGTWLYDVNVYPKNTVVQAPTKDFGLNKAGIRTGDQVDFPVSVKVPSLASTPQEQYFSYFVVSDPLDSALKDGKVKSVTITAGGTTQDVPASQYTTTEGQNPTVSFTAEGLTALKGQPNATVTVTFTATVDQVPATGQIPNTGYFNVDTRTVPGEPDQPDDGKKVPTNEVVTGWGDLKVLKADADKADTGLTGAKFKVYASSDPFAATCDASTKTGDPIAVNDVTEFESDASGVVNIEGLFVDSKVGQKYNVGDPKPTTSLDHSARCYVLEEVQAPAGFVLPTGDQALTAVKVNAGQTAGTDITVNNTKQGVPGLPLTGAAGKVLMMLGGSALVLLGAGTALVVRSRRRHG; this is encoded by the coding sequence ATGACACGGACCCACTCCAGGCGCAACAGTCTCCTGGGCGCCGCCATGGCGATCAGCCTGGGCCTGATCGGCCTGGGCTCCGTGGCCCAGGCCACCGAGCCCAGCTTCGGCAATATCGACCCCGCCGCCAAGGGCTCCCTGACCGTGCACAAGCACGAGACCGGCTCCCAGACCCCGGAGGGCACGCCTGACGGCAAGACCAACGTCACCGGCACCCCCGTGCCCGACGTCACCTTCACCGCCTACCGGGTCACCAACCTGGACCTGACCGCCCAGGCCTCCTGGAACGGCCTGGACACCCTGACGGTCCCCGAGGACGCCTGCGGCGCTGACTGGGCCAGCCCCCAGCTGACCCTGCCCGGTGGCCTGGCCGCCACCTTCGACACAGGGACGGCCGGGATGACCGGTGCCGACGGCTCCACCACCCTGGCCGACCTGCCCGTAGCCGCCTACCTGGTGTGCGAGACGACCTCTCCCGCCAGCGTCATCCGCAAGGCGGCCCCCTTCCTGGTGACGGTCCCCTTCCCCAACACCGCCGCCGAGGCCGCTAACGGCGACGGGACCTGGCTCTACGACGTCAACGTCTACCCCAAGAACACCGTGGTCCAGGCCCCGACCAAGGACTTCGGCCTCAACAAGGCGGGTATCAGGACCGGGGACCAGGTCGACTTCCCGGTGAGCGTCAAGGTGCCCAGCCTGGCCAGCACGCCCCAGGAGCAGTACTTCTCCTACTTCGTCGTCTCCGACCCGCTGGACAGCGCGCTCAAGGACGGCAAGGTCAAGTCCGTGACGATCACCGCGGGCGGCACCACCCAGGACGTGCCCGCCAGCCAGTACACGACGACCGAGGGGCAGAACCCGACGGTGTCCTTCACCGCCGAGGGCCTGACCGCGCTCAAGGGCCAGCCCAACGCCACCGTCACGGTGACCTTCACCGCCACCGTGGACCAGGTCCCGGCCACGGGCCAGATCCCCAACACCGGCTACTTCAACGTGGACACCCGCACCGTGCCCGGTGAGCCCGACCAGCCCGACGACGGCAAGAAGGTCCCCACCAACGAGGTCGTCACCGGCTGGGGTGACCTCAAGGTCCTCAAGGCCGACGCGGACAAGGCCGACACCGGCCTTACGGGCGCCAAGTTCAAGGTCTACGCCTCCTCCGACCCCTTTGCCGCCACCTGCGACGCCTCCACCAAGACCGGTGACCCCATTGCCGTCAACGACGTCACCGAGTTCGAGTCCGACGCCTCGGGCGTGGTGAACATCGAGGGCCTGTTCGTGGACTCCAAGGTCGGCCAGAAGTACAACGTGGGCGACCCCAAGCCGACCACGTCCCTGGACCACAGCGCACGCTGCTACGTCCTGGAGGAGGTCCAGGCCCCCGCCGGCTTCGTCCTGCCCACCGGCGACCAGGCCCTGACCGCCGTCAAGGTCAACGCCGGCCAGACCGCGGGCACCGACATCACCGTCAACAACACCAAGCAGGGGGTCCCGGGGCTGCCGCTGACCGGTGCCGCCGGCAAGGTCCTCATGATGCTCGGTGGTAGCGCCCTGGTGCTCCTGGGCGCGGGCACGGCCCTGGTGGTCCGCTCCCGCCGTCGGCACGGCTGA
- a CDS encoding CshA/CshB family fibrillar adhesin-related protein — protein MMLSVPRFSSVRRAGAGVCALLAAVLLTLAGAGAPSLPPAAALPASLSDDALPAVFATGGTSHYRDTIQWLQWASYDKDFKGRDRPNVPVLDYGQSKVFVNYRDMGDAGYLFTTCTLSDLQHLGHASNFPADLAKGPLVATRPGTWAGDVLDNLYNIGGAADWSDGSKVWHTGLRYPADYRNNNQMVIGLANGYAYNGDKTWDGKDKNDANADRTPTGGYSRISFDMSCSAKIVASDGTETPVALHGLVLADAEASNPAPKGVTDPYAGEWIQATVPADQDVTWRLLDGMRSEHCKDTRAGKSTQVTTVGTLSDNDRTLRLDNTGSECVYQDGGSYSRPNGLGGPAVSVFMQGATKATITMQGSGYSAVALGLVIATDYGDAPASYGSASALIQPTWEGGQITHSNSADLFDSSAIERTRMSVSGPRLGSLLDSEGYQFYSTGADGDDVNGPTDPVVSDEDGVSPPPDGYSTAPGAVVEQAVTCQSQGVVAGWVDWNHNQVFDDAEKSDEQPCSAGGATLHWTVPDDVVRSVDGETGSQPDTYLRVRISDDGQPLRPQGVTMSGEVEDYKVAVRVPTIELVKTVEAHYATAEVPALDASQWSLQASDGSTAPPGLVRGSGAAPVTVVRPGGYTLSESSASPEADGYQAGAWECAQTPGTLDAPGVPYSSTVSGTTLTVANQDRVTCRVVNTSKPATLTWHKVDQDGTTPLGGTSWTLTGPGVPGGTVVADCTGAPCATGTFADTDPAPGAFRLTGLSWGLYTVTESAAPAGYQVLTQTLCLDLAAPGTGPKGVDWSAHPGCRAPGAGTRTSLEVGLQDTYGDDGSPTDVVRDGNVRNTRLPGSVTWGKADEGGAPLTGSAWTLTGPSGTGLQAVVEDCVADSADRCPASAQGTYRDSDPRAGFLKVTDLPWGDGDYTLVEARPPAGYSLDATVHTFAIRADALDYSFDTPFTNTKSGVPSIPLTGGRGAYLFLAAGGVLLCVALAAGLIRRYRSHTH, from the coding sequence ATGATGCTCTCTGTTCCGCGCTTCTCCTCCGTACGGAGGGCTGGCGCAGGCGTCTGTGCTCTTCTGGCTGCCGTCCTCCTCACCCTGGCAGGTGCCGGGGCGCCCTCCCTCCCGCCCGCAGCCGCACTGCCCGCCAGCCTCTCCGACGACGCCCTGCCCGCCGTGTTCGCAACCGGCGGCACGAGCCACTACCGGGACACGATCCAGTGGCTCCAGTGGGCCAGCTACGACAAGGACTTCAAGGGGCGGGACCGGCCCAACGTCCCGGTCCTCGACTACGGCCAGAGCAAGGTCTTCGTCAACTACCGCGACATGGGCGACGCGGGCTACCTCTTTACCACCTGCACGCTCTCCGACCTCCAGCACCTGGGGCACGCCTCCAACTTCCCCGCCGACCTGGCCAAGGGGCCCCTGGTGGCCACCCGCCCGGGGACCTGGGCGGGCGACGTCCTGGACAACCTGTACAACATCGGCGGCGCCGCCGACTGGTCCGACGGCAGCAAGGTGTGGCACACGGGCCTGAGGTACCCCGCCGACTACCGCAACAACAACCAGATGGTGATCGGCCTGGCCAACGGCTACGCCTACAACGGTGACAAGACCTGGGACGGCAAGGACAAGAACGACGCGAACGCGGACCGCACCCCCACCGGCGGGTACTCGCGCATTAGCTTCGACATGTCCTGCTCGGCCAAGATCGTCGCCTCTGACGGCACCGAGACCCCGGTGGCGCTCCACGGGCTCGTCCTCGCCGACGCCGAGGCCTCCAACCCGGCGCCCAAGGGCGTGACGGACCCCTACGCGGGGGAGTGGATCCAGGCGACGGTCCCCGCCGACCAGGACGTCACCTGGCGCCTCCTGGACGGCATGCGCTCGGAGCACTGCAAGGACACCCGGGCGGGTAAGAGCACCCAGGTGACCACCGTGGGCACGCTGTCCGACAACGACCGGACGCTGCGCCTGGACAACACCGGCAGCGAGTGCGTCTACCAGGACGGCGGCAGCTACTCGCGGCCCAACGGCCTGGGCGGCCCCGCGGTGTCCGTCTTCATGCAGGGTGCCACCAAGGCGACCATTACCATGCAGGGCTCCGGCTACTCCGCCGTCGCACTGGGCCTGGTCATCGCCACCGACTACGGTGACGCCCCCGCCAGCTACGGCAGCGCCTCCGCCCTCATCCAGCCCACCTGGGAGGGCGGGCAGATCACCCACTCCAACAGCGCGGACCTGTTCGACTCCAGCGCCATTGAGCGCACCCGTATGAGCGTCTCCGGGCCGCGCCTGGGCTCCCTGCTGGACTCCGAGGGCTACCAGTTCTACTCCACGGGCGCCGACGGTGACGACGTCAACGGCCCGACCGACCCCGTGGTCAGTGACGAGGACGGCGTGAGCCCGCCCCCGGACGGCTACAGCACCGCCCCCGGGGCCGTGGTCGAGCAGGCGGTGACCTGCCAGAGCCAGGGCGTCGTCGCCGGGTGGGTGGACTGGAACCACAACCAGGTCTTCGACGACGCCGAGAAGAGCGACGAGCAGCCCTGCTCCGCGGGCGGCGCCACCCTGCACTGGACCGTGCCCGACGACGTCGTGCGCTCCGTGGACGGGGAGACCGGCAGCCAGCCGGACACCTACCTGCGGGTGCGCATTAGCGACGACGGCCAGCCCCTGCGCCCCCAGGGCGTCACCATGAGCGGGGAGGTCGAGGACTACAAGGTCGCCGTGCGGGTGCCCACCATCGAGCTGGTCAAGACCGTGGAGGCCCACTACGCCACCGCCGAGGTCCCCGCCTTGGACGCCAGCCAGTGGTCGCTCCAGGCCAGCGACGGCTCCACCGCCCCGCCCGGCCTCGTGCGTGGGTCCGGCGCCGCCCCGGTCACGGTGGTCCGCCCCGGCGGCTACACCCTGTCGGAGTCCTCCGCCTCACCCGAGGCCGACGGCTACCAGGCCGGGGCGTGGGAGTGCGCGCAGACCCCCGGCACTCTCGACGCCCCCGGCGTCCCCTACAGCTCCACCGTGAGCGGCACCACCCTGACCGTGGCCAACCAGGACCGGGTGACCTGCCGCGTCGTCAACACGAGCAAGCCAGCCACGCTCACCTGGCACAAGGTGGACCAGGACGGGACGACGCCGCTGGGCGGTACAAGCTGGACCCTGACCGGCCCGGGCGTGCCCGGTGGGACCGTCGTGGCGGACTGCACCGGCGCCCCCTGCGCCACCGGGACCTTCGCGGACACCGACCCGGCCCCGGGCGCCTTCAGGCTCACCGGCCTGAGCTGGGGGCTGTACACCGTCACCGAGTCCGCGGCCCCCGCCGGCTACCAGGTCCTGACGCAGACCCTGTGCCTCGACCTGGCCGCCCCCGGCACCGGTCCCAAGGGCGTGGACTGGTCCGCCCACCCCGGGTGCCGGGCCCCGGGCGCGGGTACGCGGACGTCGCTGGAGGTGGGCCTCCAGGACACCTATGGCGACGACGGCAGCCCCACGGACGTGGTGCGTGACGGGAACGTGAGGAACACCCGTCTGCCCGGCTCGGTGACCTGGGGGAAGGCGGACGAGGGCGGCGCGCCCCTGACGGGCTCGGCGTGGACCCTCACCGGCCCGTCCGGCACCGGACTGCAGGCCGTGGTCGAGGACTGCGTGGCCGACTCCGCCGACCGGTGCCCGGCCTCCGCCCAGGGCACCTACCGGGACAGCGACCCGCGTGCGGGCTTCCTGAAGGTGACCGACCTGCCCTGGGGCGACGGCGACTACACGCTGGTGGAGGCCCGGCCCCCCGCCGGGTACAGCCTCGATGCCACCGTGCACACCTTCGCCATCCGGGCCGACGCGCTGGACTACTCCTTTGACACGCCCTTTACCAACACCAAGTCGGGGGTCCCCTCTATCCCCCTGACCGGAGGGCGCGGAGCCTACCTGTTCCTCGCGGCGGGAGGGGTCCTCCTCTGCGTGGCCCTGGCCGCCGGCCTTATCAGGAGGTACCGCTCTCACACACACTGA